Proteins encoded together in one Impatiens glandulifera chromosome 1, dImpGla2.1, whole genome shotgun sequence window:
- the LOC124941823 gene encoding zinc finger MYM-type protein 1-like, translating into MSGDNEEDDTLQYKVFEQPTNILVEINVLMKKMRKKMNVLMRKMKKSPINHSFTIDGFNNWKRVNDGVKCPLLIHVGGPTSSHSNSVKCVEDLMKVSGHIDNILNAQSLDEVQKNRLRLKTTIESIRWLSLQACAFRGHDESSSSKNRGNFIEMIKLMSRLNVNIGDIVLEKAPRNATYTSPTIQKEILHIFANKVRKKIREEIGDAKFYILVDEAKDISNKEHMSIILRFVDCLGILRECFFDIVNVPNTTASTLKKSISDVLSRHNLNVTNMRGQGYDGASNMFGAWNGLQALFLRECPYAYYIHCFSHRLQLALVGASTKEISVWLFFSKLSTIINLIGCSSKWHSELHSVQTIEIDRMITSGERYTGKGMNQIVLWKKDRLVLYVEKHVVV; encoded by the exons ATGAGTGGTgataatgaagaagatgatactCTTCAATATAAGGTTTTTGAACAACCTACAAATATACTCGTAGAGATCAATGtgttaatgaagaaaatgagaaagaagatgaatgtATTAATGAGGAAAATGAAG AAATCACCTATTAATCATTCATTCACTATTGATGGATTTAATAACTGGAAAAGGGTTAACGATGGAGTTAAATGTCCACTTTTAATTCACGTGGGAGGTCCTACTTCCTCACATAGTAATTCAGTGAAATGTGTTGAAGATTTGATGAAAGTAAGTGGACATATTGACAACATATTGAATGCCCAAAGTTTAGATGAAGTTCAGAAAAATCGATTACGACTTAAGACGACAATTGAGAGTATTCGATGGCTTAGTTTACAAGCTTGTGCATTTAGAGGTCATGATgaatcttcatcttctaaaaATCGTGGTAATTTTATAGAGATGATAAAACTTATGAGTCGATTGAATGTTAATATTGGTGATATAGTATTAGAAAAAGCTCCAAGAAATGCAACATATACTTCACCAACTATTCAGAAAGaaattttgcatatttttgcaaataaagtaagaaaaaaaattcgtGAAGAAATTGGAGATGCGAAGTtctatattttagttgatgaagcTAAAGATATTTCAAATAAAGAGCACATgtcaattattttgagatttgtTGATTGTTTGGGTATTTTACGAGAGTGTTTCTTTGATATTGTTAATGTTCCAAATACTACTGCTTCAACATTAAAGAAGAGCATATCAGATGTTCTTTCTCGACATAATTTGAATGTCACCAATATGAGAGGGCAAGGGTACGACGGTGCTAGTAACATGTTTGGTGCTTGGAATGGACTTCAAGCTCTATTTCTTCGAGAGTGTCCATATGCATATTATATACATTGCTTTTCTCATAGGTTGCAATTAGCATTAGTTGGAGCTTCTACAAAAGAGATTTCTGTTTggctatttttttcaaaattatccaCCATTATTAATCTTATTGGTTGTTCCTCCAAATGGCATTCTGAGTTACATTCTGTTCAAACTATTGAAATTGATCGTATGATTACTTCGGGTGAACGATATACTGGTAAAGGAATGAATCAAATTG TATTGTGGAAGAAGGATCGTCTAGTTCTTTACGTGGAGAAGCATGTGGTTGTTTGA
- the LOC124919676 gene encoding uncharacterized protein LOC124919676, whose translation MYGQGNYVPPKRAQVRGPLNEHPPRAPSLHFSQGISSSNSSLAPQSFPSPAYHQPFPSAAQQGHAFQILPNAAQSFIRPPQASVQQVRDCFMPSNNYYPNVAQGMQWPPNVNQTQPHGPFLHPRIPGQIPRNPEMFPHNPLLLQSQSGIPNHPQHPAGLRPIPLPFLPPPPPPPPLTPGFLPPPPGRSSLPGQPDYVFSFPNPPLPSSPPPLSPSPPPQTSPAHSSCMDTMPSAPSCFVAGFRNNSLPLLPPPPPIPPGFLPPPPGRSIIPGQPDSGFSLPKPSLPASPPPLSLSPPPPPPPPPPVSPLHSSCIDTIPSYAPSSFVTGLKNNPGLGPDASLPGDVVIASVGFDTSSNTSISEDIMPDISQNSEVRTSQESHTIVTNLACTELKYPSPSKLANTTPDSDSDMDMEDDFTQQPREVSTPIGNITLKELDDHDGGHARNKVDNFGSSDDSMPNSSRLDTHGKESAQFATNHFPKYEASMANACNSVTNSASSKNPLESTVESLSTSFCDGTKQLNESASMVGINFENFSGQVIKSASPFRHLQDYASDNSSEEDEKHSLDDISPVASALLAVGSSSMLGLIASNSLGGQLSGSFSESIVSSLQTTPSNMGTLPKLECNEKKTFSESVTAVDHSEKSKMNQEYVNDSPSLKVSIQEDSLEEGTLAVSAHPPEAESVKPQRVEPKVDEFGRLVRQDVNSDSDDSSYVERRHGRGRSWSRSHSPNDRRRRRSPRMRKNTRSRSRSWSPNKRRSVSRSPSHRRGDDFNGDRRLKDKGHLGVCFDFRQGRCYRGASCRYMHREPGKNESRRKKFNTGQEEVKRQAMQILRDEKETVISEAVVDEAKYERHREMIFQEGKPPDNKEEDVQAASNRLLVEENHMRSIGIKDASTKYLLSPHAGDSLSEGQNTCRNGVSSGADILSSVQQSATFLDPPQMCELPPSSCTLTQASLDISDCHLHVKPTIGVSEVKSTYFVPDVTGKHSLVESKTSSIASSSFTTLQAPMTTQLSHLVSSSYTPRQLSLLPTSQLVPTNSFVENHIAADANPSAHFPPNRLPLGNDLTQQSVLGNFLHEMSGLPQATEGQHHSYSPIPKFDQRTPHLDNFKPKTAPTVSNQMNLPLAGNGPTGEFCFSWRPLQSFPPPNMYSLPGKPLMDSTMSTVSFPIDGLPTSSKQDPYSIQQQQFTSHLTDHVNASSISRYTSDIDGNDQPHFSGFSGLLDSKYSSHYNPNVSRFDQLPSSRYSLTTFKHGYDAPYSSSHALIDGQDARNLGTRPKSYLSNSNNMAEHALPPATADQYDPLFDSIEPYSASSKKQLEHGLKDESRNESGSILRSSGSHLPLDVNENSNKMLGSGAVTKSVTSENEEFGETADEEVNDVEFRSSSNQIDVTNMDENDVEIDQVKMPAKGRNSKDSRSMKLFKVALADFVKEVLKPSWRQGNMSKEAFKTIVKKTVEKVSSAMKGRRIPKTQAKINHYIDSSQRKLTKLVMGYVNKYVKT comes from the exons ATGTATGGTCAAGGTAATTATGTACCTCCTAAACGGGCTCAGGTTCGTGGTCCTCTAAATGAACATCCTCCTAGGGCACCTTCACTTCATTTCTCTCAAGGAATATCCTCCTCCAACTCTTCTTTGGCACCTCAAAGTTTCCCATCTCCTGCATATCATCAACCTTTTCCCTCCGCTGCTCAGCAAGGTCATGCCTTTCAAATTCTACCGAATGCTGCTCAATCTTTCATACGGCCTCCCCAAGCATCGGTGCAACAAGTTCGTGATTGTTTTATGccaagtaataattattacccAAATGTTGCACAAGGTATGCAGTGGCCCCCAAATGTGAATCAAACTCAACCTCATGGTCCTTTTCTTCATCCACGCATACCAGGTCAAATTCCAAGAAATCCAGAAATGTTTCCACACAATCCTTTACTGCTTCAGTCACAATCTGGAATTCCAAATCACCCACAACATCCAGCTGGTCTGCGTCCCATCCCATTACCATTtctaccaccaccaccacctcctcctccattAACACCTGGGTTCCTCCCTCCTCCACCAGGTAGATCCAGTTTACCAGGACAACCTGATTATGTATTCTCATTTCCTAATCCTCCTTTACCTTCCTCTCCTCCTCCACTTTCTCCATCTCCACCACCACAAACATCTCCAGCTCACTCTTCTTGCATGGATACTATGCCCTCTGCACCTTCATGTTTTGTTGCTGGCTTCAGAAACAACTCTTTGCCACTTCTACCACCACCTCCTCCAATACCTCCTGGTTTCCTCCCCCCTCCACCAGGTAGATCCATTATACCAGGACAACCTGATTCTGGATTCTCACTTCCTAAGCCATCTTTACCTGCCTCTCCTCCCCCACTTTCTCtatctccaccaccacctccaccaccaccaccgccaGTATCTCCATTGCACTCTTCTTGCATTGATACTATACCCTCCTACGCACCTTCAAGTTTTGTTACTGGCTTAAAAAACAACCCTGGACTAGGTCCAGATGCCAGTCTTCCTGGAGATGTGGTGATAGCTTCTGTTGGTTTTGATACGTCATCTAATACCTCTATATCTGAAGATATTATGCCCGACATAAGTCAGAATTCTGAAGTCAGAACAAGCCAAGAATCACACACCATTGTGACAAATTTAGCATGTACAGAACTGAAATATCCATCTCCCTCCAAACTAGCTAATACCACCCCAGATTCAGATTCTGACATGGACATGGAAG ATGATTTCACTCAACAACCTCGGGAAGTCTCAACACCCATTGGGAACATCACTTTGAAAGAGCTTGATGATCATGATGGAGGACATGCACGAAACAAAGTTGATAATTTTGGTTCTTCAGATGATTCAATGCCCAACTCTTCTAGACTTGATACACATGGAAAAG AATCTGCTCAATTTGCTACAAATCATTTCCCAAAGTATGAAGCCTCAATGGCCAATGCCTGCAACTCAGTAACAAATTCAGCTTCCTCTAAGAACCCTTTAGAAAGTACAGTGGAAAGTTTGTCGACTTCCTTTTGTGACGGCACCAAGCAATTAAATGAATCAGCAAGCATGGTAGGCATCAATTTTGAGAACTTTTCTGGTCAAGTGATTAAAAGTGCAAGCCCGTTCAGACACCTACAAGATTATGCCTCTGATAATAGTTCTGAAGAGGATGAGAAACATTCCCTTGATGACATAAGCCCAGTGGCATCAGCATTGCTTGCAGTGGGTTCTTCCAGTATGCTTGGATTAATTGCATCTAATTCATTGGGAGGTCAATTGTCTGGATCTTTCTCTGAATCCATTGTGTCATCTTTGCAGACCACACCCTCAAATATGGGAACACTACCCAAATTAGAATGTAATGAGAAGAAAACATTTTCAGAATCTGTTACAGCTGTAGATCATTCAGAAAAGAGCAAGATGAACCAAGAATATGTTAATGATTCTCCTTCTCTCAAAGTTTCCATACAAGAAGATTCTCTTGAAGAAGGTACACTTGCTGTATCTGCTCATCCTCCTGAGGCTGAAAGCGTCAAGCCACAAAGGGTAGAACCGAAGGTTGATGAGTTTGGAAGGTTGGTAAGACAAGACGTCAACAGTGACTCTGATGATTCATCTTATGTTGAGAGGCGTCATGGGAGGGGAAGAAGTTGGAGCCGGAGCCATTCTCCTAACGATAGACGAAGGAGGAGGAGTCCAAGGATGAGGAAGAACACCCGCAGTCGTTCTCGTAG CTGGTCTCCCAATAAACGAAGGAGCGTGAGCAGATCTCCTTCTCATAGACGTGGAGATGATTTTAATGGTGACAGAAGACTAAAGGATAAAGGTCATCTAGGAGTTTGCTTTGACTTTCGTCAGGGAAGGTGTTACCGTGGAGCATCATGTCGGTATATGCACCGTGAACCTGGAAAGAATGAGAGCAGGAGGAAAAAGTTCAATACTGGTCAAGAAGAGGTTAAGAGACAGGCTATGCAGATTCTCCGTGATGAAAAAGAAACTGTAATTTCAGAAGCAGTTGTAGATGAGGCTAAATACGAGAGACACAGAGAAATGATTTTCCAAGAAGGAAAACCTCCAGACAATAAAGAAGAGGACGTGCAAGCTGCAAGCAACAGGCTTCTTGTTGAGGAAAATCACATGAGAAGCATAGGAATAAAGGATGCTTcaaccaaatatttattaagtCCACATGCTGGTGACTCTCTTTCTGAAGGGCAAAATACTTGTAGAAATGGGGTTAGCTCTGGAGCAGATATTTTGTCTTCAGTTCAGCAATCAGCCACCTTCCTAGACCCTCCTCAAATGTGTGAACTCCCTCCAAGTAGTTGCACTTTAACACAAGCGTCACTTG ATATTTCAGACTGTCATTTACATGTAAAACCCACTATTGGAGTTTCTGAAGTCAAGAGCACCTATTTTGTCCCAGATGTTACTGGGAAACATAGTCTTGTGGAGTCAAAAACTTCATCAATTGCTTCTTCTAGCTTTACTACTCTCCAAGCTCCAATGACTACACAACTTTCACATCTTGTTTCGTCCTCATATACCCCAAGGCAACTTTCTTTATTGCCCACATCACAGCTGGTTCCCACAAACAGTTTCGTGGAAAATCACATCGCTGCTGATGCGAATCCATCTGCACATTTCCCCCCTAACAGACTACCCTTGGGAAATGACCTCACTCAGCAATCAGTTTTGGGTAATTTTTTGCATGAAATGTCTGGACTCCCTCAGGCTACTGAAGGCCAACACCATAGCTACTCTCCCATACCCAAGTTTGATCAAAGAACACCACACTTAGACAATTTCAAACCTAAAACTGCACCTACCGTCAGCAACCAAATGAATCTGCCCCTTGCAGGTAATGGTCCAACAGGAGAGTTTTGCTTCTCATGGCGTCCCTTACAATCATTTCCACCACCAAATATGTACTCATTGCCTGGGAAGCCACTGATGGATTCAACAATGAGTACTGTGTCTTTCCCTATTGATGGTTTACCTACATCTTCAAAGCAAGATCCTTACTCAATTCAGCAGCAGCAGTTTACTTCTCATTTGACTGATCATGTAAATGCATCTTCTATTTCTAGATATACATCAGATATTGACGGCAATGATCAACCTCATTTTTCTGGTTTCAGTGGATTGCTAGATTCAAAATATTCAAGCCATTATAATCCAAATGTATCTAGATTTGATCAGCTGCCTAGTTCTCGATACAGCTTAACTACATTTAAGCATGGATATGATGCTCCTTACAGTTCGAGTCATGCTCTTATTGATGGACAAGATGCTAGAAATCTCGGTACAAGGCCTAAATCTTACTTGTCTAATTCAAACAATATGGCTGAGCATGCTTTACCTCCGGCAACTGCTGACCAGTATGATCCACTTTTTGATAGCATCGAGCCTTACTCTGCCTCATCTAAGAAGCAGCTTGAACATGGTCTGAAGGATGAATCTAGAAACGAGTCTGGTTCCATATTAAGATCCAGTGGTTCCCATCTCCCCTTAGATGTGAATGAAAATAGTAACAAAATGTTGGGAAGCGGTGCTGTGACTAAATCTGTGACTAGtgaaaatgaagaatttggTGAAACGGCTGATGAAGAGGTGAATGATGTGGAGTTTAGGAGTTCAAGCAATCAAATTGATGTGACTAATATGGATGAAAATGATGTTGAAATTGATCAAGTTAAAATGCCAGCAAAGGGTAGGAATAGTAAAGATTCAAGATCTATGAAACTTTTCAAAGTTGCCCTAGCAGATTTTGTGAAGGAAGTGCTAAAGCCATCATGGAGACAGGGTAATATGAGCAAAGAGGCATTTAAGACTATTGTCAAGAAGACTGTTGAAAAGGTCTCAAGTGCTATGAAGGGCCGCCGCATCCCTAAGACGCAAGCTAAGATAAATCACTATATTGACTCGTCACAGCGAAAACTCACCAAGCTTGTGATG GGTTATGtcaataaatatgtcaaaacataG